One stretch of Oncorhynchus tshawytscha isolate Ot180627B linkage group LG19, Otsh_v2.0, whole genome shotgun sequence DNA includes these proteins:
- the LOC112218913 gene encoding vesicle transport protein GOT1B produces MISLTDSQKIGMGLTGFGVFFLFFGMVLFFDKALLAIGNILFVAGLAFVIGLERTFKFFFQRHKFKATSFFLGGVVVVLIGWPIIGVVLEIYGFFLLFRGFFPVAVGFIRRVPVLGSILNLPGISGLVDKVSDSNNMV; encoded by the exons ATGATCTCTCTAACGGATTCACAAA AGATCGGGATGGGGTTGACAGGCTTCGGcgtgttcttcctcttcttcgGTATGGTCCTGTTTTTTGACAAAGCTCTTCTTGCCATTGGAAAT atattGTTTGTAGCAGGCCTAGCCTTTGTCATCGGCTTGGAGCGTACCTTCAAATTCTTCTTCCAGAGACACAAATTTAAAGCCACCAGTTTCTTCCTGGGGGGCGTGGTCGTGGTTCTGATTGGCTGGCCCATCATTGGAGTGGTGCTGGAGATCTATGGATTTTTCCTCTTATTCAG GGGCTTTTTCCCAGTGGCAGTAGGCTTCATCAGGAGGGTGCCTGTCCTCGGGTCCATACTCAACCTCCCAGGGATTAGTGGA TTGGTGGACAAAGTCAGCGACAGCAACAATATGGTATAA